A genome region from Lutra lutra chromosome 11, mLutLut1.2, whole genome shotgun sequence includes the following:
- the GARIN1B gene encoding Golgi-associated RAB2 interactor protein 1B isoform X3: protein MLSSVPQRKTRWKSKKTVKVTRSFPTFPSLNAWEEVRGLLSVDGEPNPGVGLGVEEGLLCQMLRSPEFNLFPDSVVFESNFVQVRKGRNWIDIYKPSNTMALGVTSSVPCLPLPNILLMASVKWHQGQSQTWNRPSTAPNIKLKRILPLKFVEFQVCDRLQRILRLRTVTEKIYYLRLHQDHPETVFHFWIRLVQILHTGLSITTKDPRILFTHCLVPRISCSPSGDTHSVQKKPQVSQPSESLMQLMAKGESEALSQIFADLHQHNEFRNGWSSRSSKKTQTKRDSSGLSLISSTNIHSSHASELSAVASPGLGTQRELEKYPRTTPLINYSSKLVQEAARISYYI from the exons ATGTTGTCATCAGTTCCACAGAGAAAGACTCGgtggaaatcaaagaagacagtAAAAGTCACAAGATCTTTTCCAACATTCCCTTCCCTGAATGCCTGGGAAGAAGTCAGGGGCCTCTTATCTGTGGATGGGGAGCCGAACCCTGGAGTGGGCTTGGGTGTGGAGGAGGGACTTCTCTGCCAGATGCTTCGTTCTCCAGAATTCAACCTGTTTCCTGACTCAGTGGTGTTTGAAAGCAACTTTGTCCAG GTCAGAAAGGGCAGGAACTGGATAGACATCTACAAACCCTCCAACACCATGGCCCTTGGGGTAACCTCCTCCGTgccctgcctgccccttcccAATATCCTCCTCATGGCTAGTGTCAAATGGCACCAGGGACAGAGCCAGACATGGAACAGACCATCTACGGCTCCAAACATCAAGCTGAAGAG GATCCTCCCACTGAAGTTCGTGGAGTTCCAGGTCTGTGACCGGCTTCAACGCATCTTGCGATTGAGGACAGTCACTGAGAAGATCTACTACCTGAGGCTCCACCAGGACCATCCTGAGACTGTCTTCCACTTCTGGATCCGGCTGGTGCAAATTCTGCATACGGGGCTGTCCATTACCACCAAGGACCCAAGGATCCTTTTCACTCACTGTCTGGTACCCAGGATCAGCTGCAGCCCCTCGGGAGACACTCAC TCAGTACAGAAGAAACCCCAAGTCTCTCAGCCCAGCGAGAGCCTCATGCAGCTGATGGCCAAGGGGGAGAGTGAGGCGCTCTCTCAGATTTTTGCTGACTTGCACCAGCACAATGAGTTCAG AAATGGCTGGAGTTCCAGGAGCAGCAAAAAGACACAGACCAAAAGGGACAGCTCAG GCTTAAGTCTCATTTCTTCAaccaatattcattcttctcatgCCTCTGAGTTATCTGCAGTGGCAAGCCCAGGATTAGGAACGCAAAGGGAGCTCGAGAAATATCCACGCACCACACCACTAATAAATTATTCCTCCAAACTGGTTCAGGAGGCAGCCAGAATATCGTATTATATTTAG
- the GARIN1B gene encoding Golgi-associated RAB2 interactor protein 1B isoform X2 translates to MLSSVPQRKTRWKSKKTVKVTRSFPTFPSLNAWEEVRGLLSVDGEPNPGVGLGVEEGLLCQMLRSPEFNLFPDSVVFESNFVQVRKGRNWIDIYKPSNTMALGVTSSVPCLPLPNILLMASVKWHQGQSQTWNRPSTAPNIKLKRILPLKFVEFQVCDRLQRILRLRTVTEKIYYLRLHQDHPETVFHFWIRLVQILHTGLSITTKDPRILFTHCLVPRISCSPSGDTHSVQKKPQVSQPSESLMQLMAKGESEALSQIFADLHQHNEFRLEFQEQQKDTDQKGQLRERDSQRGWHPLHPRPQLEKFAQLWRVGKREPLWAAASFAPQHPGSLHGATAGPTHIGNSI, encoded by the exons ATGTTGTCATCAGTTCCACAGAGAAAGACTCGgtggaaatcaaagaagacagtAAAAGTCACAAGATCTTTTCCAACATTCCCTTCCCTGAATGCCTGGGAAGAAGTCAGGGGCCTCTTATCTGTGGATGGGGAGCCGAACCCTGGAGTGGGCTTGGGTGTGGAGGAGGGACTTCTCTGCCAGATGCTTCGTTCTCCAGAATTCAACCTGTTTCCTGACTCAGTGGTGTTTGAAAGCAACTTTGTCCAG GTCAGAAAGGGCAGGAACTGGATAGACATCTACAAACCCTCCAACACCATGGCCCTTGGGGTAACCTCCTCCGTgccctgcctgccccttcccAATATCCTCCTCATGGCTAGTGTCAAATGGCACCAGGGACAGAGCCAGACATGGAACAGACCATCTACGGCTCCAAACATCAAGCTGAAGAG GATCCTCCCACTGAAGTTCGTGGAGTTCCAGGTCTGTGACCGGCTTCAACGCATCTTGCGATTGAGGACAGTCACTGAGAAGATCTACTACCTGAGGCTCCACCAGGACCATCCTGAGACTGTCTTCCACTTCTGGATCCGGCTGGTGCAAATTCTGCATACGGGGCTGTCCATTACCACCAAGGACCCAAGGATCCTTTTCACTCACTGTCTGGTACCCAGGATCAGCTGCAGCCCCTCGGGAGACACTCAC TCAGTACAGAAGAAACCCCAAGTCTCTCAGCCCAGCGAGAGCCTCATGCAGCTGATGGCCAAGGGGGAGAGTGAGGCGCTCTCTCAGATTTTTGCTGACTTGCACCAGCACAATGAGTTCAG GCTGGAGTTCCAGGAGCAGCAAAAAGACACAGACCAAAAGGGACAGCTCAG AGAGAGAGACTCACAGAGAGGATGGCATCCCTTGCATCCGCGACCTCAGCTGGAGAAATTCGCTCAGTTatggagagtgggaaagagagaacccCTCTGGGCCGCAGCCTCTTTCGCTCCTCAGCACCCTGGCAGCCTCCACGGGGCTACAGCTGGCCCCACTCATATAG GAAATTCTATCTGA
- the GARIN1B gene encoding Golgi-associated RAB2 interactor protein 1B isoform X4, which yields MLSSVPQRKTRWKSKKTVKVTRSFPTFPSLNAWEEVRGLLSVDGEPNPGVGLGVEEGLLCQMLRSPEFNLFPDSVVFESNFVQVRKGRNWIDIYKPSNTMALGVTSSVPCLPLPNILLMASVKWHQGQSQTWNRPSTAPNIKLKRILPLKFVEFQVCDRLQRILRLRTVTEKIYYLRLHQDHPETVFHFWIRLVQILHTGLSITTKDPRILFTHCLVPRISCSPSGDTHSVQKKPQVSQPSESLMQLMAKGESEALSQIFADLHQHNEFRNGWSSRSSKKTQTKRDSSERETHREDGIPCIRDLSWRNSLSYGEWERENPSGPQPLSLLSTLAASTGLQLAPLI from the exons ATGTTGTCATCAGTTCCACAGAGAAAGACTCGgtggaaatcaaagaagacagtAAAAGTCACAAGATCTTTTCCAACATTCCCTTCCCTGAATGCCTGGGAAGAAGTCAGGGGCCTCTTATCTGTGGATGGGGAGCCGAACCCTGGAGTGGGCTTGGGTGTGGAGGAGGGACTTCTCTGCCAGATGCTTCGTTCTCCAGAATTCAACCTGTTTCCTGACTCAGTGGTGTTTGAAAGCAACTTTGTCCAG GTCAGAAAGGGCAGGAACTGGATAGACATCTACAAACCCTCCAACACCATGGCCCTTGGGGTAACCTCCTCCGTgccctgcctgccccttcccAATATCCTCCTCATGGCTAGTGTCAAATGGCACCAGGGACAGAGCCAGACATGGAACAGACCATCTACGGCTCCAAACATCAAGCTGAAGAG GATCCTCCCACTGAAGTTCGTGGAGTTCCAGGTCTGTGACCGGCTTCAACGCATCTTGCGATTGAGGACAGTCACTGAGAAGATCTACTACCTGAGGCTCCACCAGGACCATCCTGAGACTGTCTTCCACTTCTGGATCCGGCTGGTGCAAATTCTGCATACGGGGCTGTCCATTACCACCAAGGACCCAAGGATCCTTTTCACTCACTGTCTGGTACCCAGGATCAGCTGCAGCCCCTCGGGAGACACTCAC TCAGTACAGAAGAAACCCCAAGTCTCTCAGCCCAGCGAGAGCCTCATGCAGCTGATGGCCAAGGGGGAGAGTGAGGCGCTCTCTCAGATTTTTGCTGACTTGCACCAGCACAATGAGTTCAG AAATGGCTGGAGTTCCAGGAGCAGCAAAAAGACACAGACCAAAAGGGACAGCTCAG AGAGAGAGACTCACAGAGAGGATGGCATCCCTTGCATCCGCGACCTCAGCTGGAGAAATTCGCTCAGTTatggagagtgggaaagagagaacccCTCTGGGCCGCAGCCTCTTTCGCTCCTCAGCACCCTGGCAGCCTCCACGGGGCTACAGCTGGCCCCACTCATATAG
- the GARIN1B gene encoding Golgi-associated RAB2 interactor protein 1B isoform X7 produces the protein MLSSVPQRKTRWKSKKTVKVTRSFPTFPSLNAWEEVRGLLSVDGEPNPGVGLGVEEGLLCQMLRSPEFNLFPDSVVFESNFVQVRKGRNWIDIYKPSNTMALGVTSSVPCLPLPNILLMASVKWHQGQSQTWNRPSTAPNIKLKRILPLKFVEFQVCDRLQRILRLRTVTEKIYYLRLHQDHPETVFHFWIRLVQILHTGLSITTKDPRILFTHCLVPRISCSPSGDTHSVQKKPQVSQPSESLMQLMAKGESEALSQIFADLHQHNEFRSSRSSKKTQTKRDSSERETHREDGIPCIRDLSWRNSLSYGEWERENPSGPQPLSLLSTLAASTGLQLAPLI, from the exons ATGTTGTCATCAGTTCCACAGAGAAAGACTCGgtggaaatcaaagaagacagtAAAAGTCACAAGATCTTTTCCAACATTCCCTTCCCTGAATGCCTGGGAAGAAGTCAGGGGCCTCTTATCTGTGGATGGGGAGCCGAACCCTGGAGTGGGCTTGGGTGTGGAGGAGGGACTTCTCTGCCAGATGCTTCGTTCTCCAGAATTCAACCTGTTTCCTGACTCAGTGGTGTTTGAAAGCAACTTTGTCCAG GTCAGAAAGGGCAGGAACTGGATAGACATCTACAAACCCTCCAACACCATGGCCCTTGGGGTAACCTCCTCCGTgccctgcctgccccttcccAATATCCTCCTCATGGCTAGTGTCAAATGGCACCAGGGACAGAGCCAGACATGGAACAGACCATCTACGGCTCCAAACATCAAGCTGAAGAG GATCCTCCCACTGAAGTTCGTGGAGTTCCAGGTCTGTGACCGGCTTCAACGCATCTTGCGATTGAGGACAGTCACTGAGAAGATCTACTACCTGAGGCTCCACCAGGACCATCCTGAGACTGTCTTCCACTTCTGGATCCGGCTGGTGCAAATTCTGCATACGGGGCTGTCCATTACCACCAAGGACCCAAGGATCCTTTTCACTCACTGTCTGGTACCCAGGATCAGCTGCAGCCCCTCGGGAGACACTCAC TCAGTACAGAAGAAACCCCAAGTCTCTCAGCCCAGCGAGAGCCTCATGCAGCTGATGGCCAAGGGGGAGAGTGAGGCGCTCTCTCAGATTTTTGCTGACTTGCACCAGCACAATGAGTTCAG GAGTTCCAGGAGCAGCAAAAAGACACAGACCAAAAGGGACAGCTCAG AGAGAGAGACTCACAGAGAGGATGGCATCCCTTGCATCCGCGACCTCAGCTGGAGAAATTCGCTCAGTTatggagagtgggaaagagagaacccCTCTGGGCCGCAGCCTCTTTCGCTCCTCAGCACCCTGGCAGCCTCCACGGGGCTACAGCTGGCCCCACTCATATAG
- the GARIN1B gene encoding Golgi-associated RAB2 interactor protein 1B isoform X9, which produces MLSSVPQRKTRWKSKKTVKVTRSFPTFPSLNAWEEVRGLLSVDGEPNPGVGLGVEEGLLCQMLRSPEFNLFPDSVVFESNFVQVRKGRNWIDIYKPSNTMALGVTSSVPCLPLPNILLMASVKWHQGQSQTWNRPSTAPNIKLKRILPLKFVEFQVCDRLQRILRLRTVTEKIYYLRLHQDHPETVFHFWIRLVQILHTGLSITTKDPRILFTHCLVPRISCSPSGDTHSVQKKPQVSQPSESLMQLMAKGESEALSQIFADLHQHNEFSSRSSKKTQTKRDSSERETHREDGIPCIRDLSWRNSLSYGEWERENPSGPQPLSLLSTLAASTGLQLAPLI; this is translated from the exons ATGTTGTCATCAGTTCCACAGAGAAAGACTCGgtggaaatcaaagaagacagtAAAAGTCACAAGATCTTTTCCAACATTCCCTTCCCTGAATGCCTGGGAAGAAGTCAGGGGCCTCTTATCTGTGGATGGGGAGCCGAACCCTGGAGTGGGCTTGGGTGTGGAGGAGGGACTTCTCTGCCAGATGCTTCGTTCTCCAGAATTCAACCTGTTTCCTGACTCAGTGGTGTTTGAAAGCAACTTTGTCCAG GTCAGAAAGGGCAGGAACTGGATAGACATCTACAAACCCTCCAACACCATGGCCCTTGGGGTAACCTCCTCCGTgccctgcctgccccttcccAATATCCTCCTCATGGCTAGTGTCAAATGGCACCAGGGACAGAGCCAGACATGGAACAGACCATCTACGGCTCCAAACATCAAGCTGAAGAG GATCCTCCCACTGAAGTTCGTGGAGTTCCAGGTCTGTGACCGGCTTCAACGCATCTTGCGATTGAGGACAGTCACTGAGAAGATCTACTACCTGAGGCTCCACCAGGACCATCCTGAGACTGTCTTCCACTTCTGGATCCGGCTGGTGCAAATTCTGCATACGGGGCTGTCCATTACCACCAAGGACCCAAGGATCCTTTTCACTCACTGTCTGGTACCCAGGATCAGCTGCAGCCCCTCGGGAGACACTCAC TCAGTACAGAAGAAACCCCAAGTCTCTCAGCCCAGCGAGAGCCTCATGCAGCTGATGGCCAAGGGGGAGAGTGAGGCGCTCTCTCAGATTTTTGCTGACTTGCACCAGCACAATGAGTTCAG TTCCAGGAGCAGCAAAAAGACACAGACCAAAAGGGACAGCTCAG AGAGAGAGACTCACAGAGAGGATGGCATCCCTTGCATCCGCGACCTCAGCTGGAGAAATTCGCTCAGTTatggagagtgggaaagagagaacccCTCTGGGCCGCAGCCTCTTTCGCTCCTCAGCACCCTGGCAGCCTCCACGGGGCTACAGCTGGCCCCACTCATATAG
- the GARIN1B gene encoding Golgi-associated RAB2 interactor protein 1B isoform X10, with protein sequence MLSSVPQRKTRWKSKKTVKVTRSFPTFPSLNAWEEVRGLLSVDGEPNPGVGLGVEEGLLCQMLRSPEFNLFPDSVVFESNFVQVRKGRNWIDIYKPSNTMALGVTSSVPCLPLPNILLMASVKWHQGQSQTWNRPSTAPNIKLKRILPLKFVEFQVCDRLQRILRLRTVTEKIYYLRLHQDHPETVFHFWIRLVQILHTGLSITTKDPRILFTHCLVPRISCSPSGDTHSVQKKPQVSQPSESLMQLMAKGESEALSQIFADLHQHNEFRSSKKTQTKRDSSERETHREDGIPCIRDLSWRNSLSYGEWERENPSGPQPLSLLSTLAASTGLQLAPLI encoded by the exons ATGTTGTCATCAGTTCCACAGAGAAAGACTCGgtggaaatcaaagaagacagtAAAAGTCACAAGATCTTTTCCAACATTCCCTTCCCTGAATGCCTGGGAAGAAGTCAGGGGCCTCTTATCTGTGGATGGGGAGCCGAACCCTGGAGTGGGCTTGGGTGTGGAGGAGGGACTTCTCTGCCAGATGCTTCGTTCTCCAGAATTCAACCTGTTTCCTGACTCAGTGGTGTTTGAAAGCAACTTTGTCCAG GTCAGAAAGGGCAGGAACTGGATAGACATCTACAAACCCTCCAACACCATGGCCCTTGGGGTAACCTCCTCCGTgccctgcctgccccttcccAATATCCTCCTCATGGCTAGTGTCAAATGGCACCAGGGACAGAGCCAGACATGGAACAGACCATCTACGGCTCCAAACATCAAGCTGAAGAG GATCCTCCCACTGAAGTTCGTGGAGTTCCAGGTCTGTGACCGGCTTCAACGCATCTTGCGATTGAGGACAGTCACTGAGAAGATCTACTACCTGAGGCTCCACCAGGACCATCCTGAGACTGTCTTCCACTTCTGGATCCGGCTGGTGCAAATTCTGCATACGGGGCTGTCCATTACCACCAAGGACCCAAGGATCCTTTTCACTCACTGTCTGGTACCCAGGATCAGCTGCAGCCCCTCGGGAGACACTCAC TCAGTACAGAAGAAACCCCAAGTCTCTCAGCCCAGCGAGAGCCTCATGCAGCTGATGGCCAAGGGGGAGAGTGAGGCGCTCTCTCAGATTTTTGCTGACTTGCACCAGCACAATGAGTTCAG GAGCAGCAAAAAGACACAGACCAAAAGGGACAGCTCAG AGAGAGAGACTCACAGAGAGGATGGCATCCCTTGCATCCGCGACCTCAGCTGGAGAAATTCGCTCAGTTatggagagtgggaaagagagaacccCTCTGGGCCGCAGCCTCTTTCGCTCCTCAGCACCCTGGCAGCCTCCACGGGGCTACAGCTGGCCCCACTCATATAG
- the GARIN1B gene encoding Golgi-associated RAB2 interactor protein 1B isoform X1 yields the protein MLSSVPQRKTRWKSKKTVKVTRSFPTFPSLNAWEEVRGLLSVDGEPNPGVGLGVEEGLLCQMLRSPEFNLFPDSVVFESNFVQVRKGRNWIDIYKPSNTMALGVTSSVPCLPLPNILLMASVKWHQGQSQTWNRPSTAPNIKLKRILPLKFVEFQVCDRLQRILRLRTVTEKIYYLRLHQDHPETVFHFWIRLVQILHTGLSITTKDPRILFTHCLVPRISCSPSGDTHSVQKKPQVSQPSESLMQLMAKGESEALSQIFADLHQHNEFRLEFQEQQKDTDQKGQLRERDSQRGWHPLHPRPQLEKFAQLWRVGKREPLWAAASFAPQHPGSLHGATAGPTHIGRIYAALANTTHIWLSEGLCLM from the exons ATGTTGTCATCAGTTCCACAGAGAAAGACTCGgtggaaatcaaagaagacagtAAAAGTCACAAGATCTTTTCCAACATTCCCTTCCCTGAATGCCTGGGAAGAAGTCAGGGGCCTCTTATCTGTGGATGGGGAGCCGAACCCTGGAGTGGGCTTGGGTGTGGAGGAGGGACTTCTCTGCCAGATGCTTCGTTCTCCAGAATTCAACCTGTTTCCTGACTCAGTGGTGTTTGAAAGCAACTTTGTCCAG GTCAGAAAGGGCAGGAACTGGATAGACATCTACAAACCCTCCAACACCATGGCCCTTGGGGTAACCTCCTCCGTgccctgcctgccccttcccAATATCCTCCTCATGGCTAGTGTCAAATGGCACCAGGGACAGAGCCAGACATGGAACAGACCATCTACGGCTCCAAACATCAAGCTGAAGAG GATCCTCCCACTGAAGTTCGTGGAGTTCCAGGTCTGTGACCGGCTTCAACGCATCTTGCGATTGAGGACAGTCACTGAGAAGATCTACTACCTGAGGCTCCACCAGGACCATCCTGAGACTGTCTTCCACTTCTGGATCCGGCTGGTGCAAATTCTGCATACGGGGCTGTCCATTACCACCAAGGACCCAAGGATCCTTTTCACTCACTGTCTGGTACCCAGGATCAGCTGCAGCCCCTCGGGAGACACTCAC TCAGTACAGAAGAAACCCCAAGTCTCTCAGCCCAGCGAGAGCCTCATGCAGCTGATGGCCAAGGGGGAGAGTGAGGCGCTCTCTCAGATTTTTGCTGACTTGCACCAGCACAATGAGTTCAG GCTGGAGTTCCAGGAGCAGCAAAAAGACACAGACCAAAAGGGACAGCTCAG AGAGAGAGACTCACAGAGAGGATGGCATCCCTTGCATCCGCGACCTCAGCTGGAGAAATTCGCTCAGTTatggagagtgggaaagagagaacccCTCTGGGCCGCAGCCTCTTTCGCTCCTCAGCACCCTGGCAGCCTCCACGGGGCTACAGCTGGCCCCACTCATATAG GGAGAATCTATGCGGCCCTCGCCAACACCACTCACATTTGGCTTTCTGAGGGACTCTGTCTGATGTAG
- the GARIN1B gene encoding Golgi-associated RAB2 interactor protein 1B isoform X5, protein MLSSVPQRKTRWKSKKTVKVTRSFPTFPSLNAWEEVRGLLSVDGEPNPGVGLGVEEGLLCQMLRSPEFNLFPDSVVFESNFVQVRKGRNWIDIYKPSNTMALGVTSSVPCLPLPNILLMASVKWHQGQSQTWNRPSTAPNIKLKRILPLKFVEFQVCDRLQRILRLRTVTEKIYYLRLHQDHPETVFHFWIRLVQILHTGLSITTKDPRILFTHCLVPRISCSPSGDTHSVQKKPQVSQPSESLMQLMAKGESEALSQIFADLHQHNEFRSSRSSKKTQTKRDSSGLSLISSTNIHSSHASELSAVASPGLGTQRELEKYPRTTPLINYSSKLVQEAARISYYI, encoded by the exons ATGTTGTCATCAGTTCCACAGAGAAAGACTCGgtggaaatcaaagaagacagtAAAAGTCACAAGATCTTTTCCAACATTCCCTTCCCTGAATGCCTGGGAAGAAGTCAGGGGCCTCTTATCTGTGGATGGGGAGCCGAACCCTGGAGTGGGCTTGGGTGTGGAGGAGGGACTTCTCTGCCAGATGCTTCGTTCTCCAGAATTCAACCTGTTTCCTGACTCAGTGGTGTTTGAAAGCAACTTTGTCCAG GTCAGAAAGGGCAGGAACTGGATAGACATCTACAAACCCTCCAACACCATGGCCCTTGGGGTAACCTCCTCCGTgccctgcctgccccttcccAATATCCTCCTCATGGCTAGTGTCAAATGGCACCAGGGACAGAGCCAGACATGGAACAGACCATCTACGGCTCCAAACATCAAGCTGAAGAG GATCCTCCCACTGAAGTTCGTGGAGTTCCAGGTCTGTGACCGGCTTCAACGCATCTTGCGATTGAGGACAGTCACTGAGAAGATCTACTACCTGAGGCTCCACCAGGACCATCCTGAGACTGTCTTCCACTTCTGGATCCGGCTGGTGCAAATTCTGCATACGGGGCTGTCCATTACCACCAAGGACCCAAGGATCCTTTTCACTCACTGTCTGGTACCCAGGATCAGCTGCAGCCCCTCGGGAGACACTCAC TCAGTACAGAAGAAACCCCAAGTCTCTCAGCCCAGCGAGAGCCTCATGCAGCTGATGGCCAAGGGGGAGAGTGAGGCGCTCTCTCAGATTTTTGCTGACTTGCACCAGCACAATGAGTTCAG GAGTTCCAGGAGCAGCAAAAAGACACAGACCAAAAGGGACAGCTCAG GCTTAAGTCTCATTTCTTCAaccaatattcattcttctcatgCCTCTGAGTTATCTGCAGTGGCAAGCCCAGGATTAGGAACGCAAAGGGAGCTCGAGAAATATCCACGCACCACACCACTAATAAATTATTCCTCCAAACTGGTTCAGGAGGCAGCCAGAATATCGTATTATATTTAG
- the GARIN1B gene encoding Golgi-associated RAB2 interactor protein 1B isoform X6, producing MLSSVPQRKTRWKSKKTVKVTRSFPTFPSLNAWEEVRGLLSVDGEPNPGVGLGVEEGLLCQMLRSPEFNLFPDSVVFESNFVQVRKGRNWIDIYKPSNTMALGVTSSVPCLPLPNILLMASVKWHQGQSQTWNRPSTAPNIKLKRILPLKFVEFQVCDRLQRILRLRTVTEKIYYLRLHQDHPETVFHFWIRLVQILHTGLSITTKDPRILFTHCLVPRISCSPSGDTHSVQKKPQVSQPSESLMQLMAKGESEALSQIFADLHQHNEFSSRSSKKTQTKRDSSGLSLISSTNIHSSHASELSAVASPGLGTQRELEKYPRTTPLINYSSKLVQEAARISYYI from the exons ATGTTGTCATCAGTTCCACAGAGAAAGACTCGgtggaaatcaaagaagacagtAAAAGTCACAAGATCTTTTCCAACATTCCCTTCCCTGAATGCCTGGGAAGAAGTCAGGGGCCTCTTATCTGTGGATGGGGAGCCGAACCCTGGAGTGGGCTTGGGTGTGGAGGAGGGACTTCTCTGCCAGATGCTTCGTTCTCCAGAATTCAACCTGTTTCCTGACTCAGTGGTGTTTGAAAGCAACTTTGTCCAG GTCAGAAAGGGCAGGAACTGGATAGACATCTACAAACCCTCCAACACCATGGCCCTTGGGGTAACCTCCTCCGTgccctgcctgccccttcccAATATCCTCCTCATGGCTAGTGTCAAATGGCACCAGGGACAGAGCCAGACATGGAACAGACCATCTACGGCTCCAAACATCAAGCTGAAGAG GATCCTCCCACTGAAGTTCGTGGAGTTCCAGGTCTGTGACCGGCTTCAACGCATCTTGCGATTGAGGACAGTCACTGAGAAGATCTACTACCTGAGGCTCCACCAGGACCATCCTGAGACTGTCTTCCACTTCTGGATCCGGCTGGTGCAAATTCTGCATACGGGGCTGTCCATTACCACCAAGGACCCAAGGATCCTTTTCACTCACTGTCTGGTACCCAGGATCAGCTGCAGCCCCTCGGGAGACACTCAC TCAGTACAGAAGAAACCCCAAGTCTCTCAGCCCAGCGAGAGCCTCATGCAGCTGATGGCCAAGGGGGAGAGTGAGGCGCTCTCTCAGATTTTTGCTGACTTGCACCAGCACAATGAGTTCAG TTCCAGGAGCAGCAAAAAGACACAGACCAAAAGGGACAGCTCAG GCTTAAGTCTCATTTCTTCAaccaatattcattcttctcatgCCTCTGAGTTATCTGCAGTGGCAAGCCCAGGATTAGGAACGCAAAGGGAGCTCGAGAAATATCCACGCACCACACCACTAATAAATTATTCCTCCAAACTGGTTCAGGAGGCAGCCAGAATATCGTATTATATTTAG
- the GARIN1B gene encoding Golgi-associated RAB2 interactor protein 1B isoform X8, whose amino-acid sequence MLSSVPQRKTRWKSKKTVKVTRSFPTFPSLNAWEEVRGLLSVDGEPNPGVGLGVEEGLLCQMLRSPEFNLFPDSVVFESNFVQVRKGRNWIDIYKPSNTMALGVTSSVPCLPLPNILLMASVKWHQGQSQTWNRPSTAPNIKLKRILPLKFVEFQVCDRLQRILRLRTVTEKIYYLRLHQDHPETVFHFWIRLVQILHTGLSITTKDPRILFTHCLVPRISCSPSGDTHSVQKKPQVSQPSESLMQLMAKGESEALSQIFADLHQHNEFRSSKKTQTKRDSSGLSLISSTNIHSSHASELSAVASPGLGTQRELEKYPRTTPLINYSSKLVQEAARISYYI is encoded by the exons ATGTTGTCATCAGTTCCACAGAGAAAGACTCGgtggaaatcaaagaagacagtAAAAGTCACAAGATCTTTTCCAACATTCCCTTCCCTGAATGCCTGGGAAGAAGTCAGGGGCCTCTTATCTGTGGATGGGGAGCCGAACCCTGGAGTGGGCTTGGGTGTGGAGGAGGGACTTCTCTGCCAGATGCTTCGTTCTCCAGAATTCAACCTGTTTCCTGACTCAGTGGTGTTTGAAAGCAACTTTGTCCAG GTCAGAAAGGGCAGGAACTGGATAGACATCTACAAACCCTCCAACACCATGGCCCTTGGGGTAACCTCCTCCGTgccctgcctgccccttcccAATATCCTCCTCATGGCTAGTGTCAAATGGCACCAGGGACAGAGCCAGACATGGAACAGACCATCTACGGCTCCAAACATCAAGCTGAAGAG GATCCTCCCACTGAAGTTCGTGGAGTTCCAGGTCTGTGACCGGCTTCAACGCATCTTGCGATTGAGGACAGTCACTGAGAAGATCTACTACCTGAGGCTCCACCAGGACCATCCTGAGACTGTCTTCCACTTCTGGATCCGGCTGGTGCAAATTCTGCATACGGGGCTGTCCATTACCACCAAGGACCCAAGGATCCTTTTCACTCACTGTCTGGTACCCAGGATCAGCTGCAGCCCCTCGGGAGACACTCAC TCAGTACAGAAGAAACCCCAAGTCTCTCAGCCCAGCGAGAGCCTCATGCAGCTGATGGCCAAGGGGGAGAGTGAGGCGCTCTCTCAGATTTTTGCTGACTTGCACCAGCACAATGAGTTCAG GAGCAGCAAAAAGACACAGACCAAAAGGGACAGCTCAG GCTTAAGTCTCATTTCTTCAaccaatattcattcttctcatgCCTCTGAGTTATCTGCAGTGGCAAGCCCAGGATTAGGAACGCAAAGGGAGCTCGAGAAATATCCACGCACCACACCACTAATAAATTATTCCTCCAAACTGGTTCAGGAGGCAGCCAGAATATCGTATTATATTTAG